The Candidatus Defluviibacterium haderslevense DNA window TTTCTAACGTTATCATATAATAATTATACGCCAATGTTAGCTACAAGTCCAGATTTGAAGAATAATTCCAAAATACTCCTGGTAGAGGATGACCGTAATTTTGGAGACGTATTGAGGTCCTATTTAGAAATGCATGGTTATAATGTCGATTTGGCAGTAGACGGGATAGATGGTTTTGAGCATTTTCGTAGAAAAGAGTATGATTTGTGTATACTTGATGTAATGATGCCTCGTAAAGATGGATTCGCATTAGCTAAAGACATTCGTTCCAAAAATGCCGATGTGCCTATTATCTTTTTAACAGCCAAGACACTCAAGGAAGATATCGTTGAAGGTTTTAGAATTGGGGCTGACGATTACGTAACCAAGCCGTTCAATTCTGAGGAATTGCTTTATAGAGTTCAAGCTATATTAAAAAGATCCAACCGAATTAAGGAGGTCCAAAGTGATGAAGTTAAGGAATTTACCATTGGAAAATATTATTTCAACGTTCCGTTGAGAGTTTTATACCTAAAAGATGGAGATGAAATTCATGAAAAAGTCAAATTAAGCCCAAAAGAGTCTTTGTTACTTAAACTATTTTGTGAACACAGGAATGATATTTTACTGAGGTCAGAAGCTTTATCCAAAATATGGGGTGAGGATAATTATTTTACTGCACGAAGTATGGATGTCTTTGTTACTAAGCTTCGCAAGTATTTAGCAAATGACGAAACCATTGAAATAACCAATATCCACGGGAATGGCTTCAGGATGGTTATTCATGGTGAACAGGGTTCAGAGCTATAAATCTTCACCTTAAACTGTTGAATTTAAATTTGTAGAATTGATATTCCCCAAAAGGAATTATTATTGTGCATGAATAAGCAGCAATTAGAACAAATTTGTGCACAAGTTGTAATCAGCGCTAAACAAGCTGGAGCATTTATTAGGGATGCTATTGGGCAAGTTAAAGATGACGATATACAGGAAAAGGAGTTGCATAGTCTTGTATCCTATGTTGACCTGAATGCTGAAAAAATGATTGTAGCATTTTTAAGGAATGTAATCCCTGAATCCAATTTTATTACTGAAGAGCATACAACAACTGGTGATGTCAATTCCAATGCAAGGTATACATGGATTATTGATCCCTTAGATGGTACTACTAATTTTTTGAAAGGCATACCCATATTTTCTGTGAGTATTGCTTTAATGTGTGAAGAGGAATTACTCGTGGGTGTTGTTTATGACATTATGAGTGATGTATCTTATTATGCATGGGCAGGAGGAGGTGCTTATCAAAATGGTCATTCGATTCATGTAAGTCAGGTGGCTCATTTAAATCAAGCTATTATAGCTACAGGATTTCCATATGCCCGAAAGAAAATGGAAGCCATTGCCGATTTACTATTATTAATATTAAAAGAAGCGCGGGGAGTCAGGAGATTGGGTTCTGCCGCCATTGACTTAGCATTTACTGCATGTGGAAGATTTGATGGATATTACGAAACACAAATCAATGCCTGGGATGTTGCAGCAGGAATTTTGATAGTTAGGGAGGCAGGTGGTCAAGTTAGTGATTTTAAAGGTTCTGGGTATCCGGTTTTTTCTACTCACATATTAGCTACAAATCCGCAATTATATCCTCAAATAATGAATTTAATCAAACAGGTCGATTTAAACTGAGATTTTTGAAAATAAGTCGTTTGGAATACTTGTGGACCACAATGATTTATGATGTAGTAAAAGTGCATGTGTTGATTAGGATTTTGTCATTAGTATTCTTTTTTAAGTCATATTTTTGATTACCTGACTTTATACCCAATTGAATAGAAGTTATGTGACTGATATGGAGTATAACAATTATAAATTTGAGATCTTATTGTAAATGTTATTAACGATATAGCCATGTTAGTTGCAAAGTGACGGCTTGTTTTGGAATATACTGAATAAATGATTTGTATTTTACAACAATTGTTGGATATTTGTCTGTAATAAATTGTTATCCGTCTAGTTTAATAAATGTTTAAAATATATTATATCTTTTATTGTAAAGTCGGAACCTTTACTTGTTAATAATAAAAAATTATATCATGAAAAAATTAGGTGTTATCGTATTTCTATTACTGATCATAGTATTTAGCGTGATTTGGTTTTTATGGAATAAACCATTTAAGGATATCTCATTAAGTAATTCTTTCGCCAGGCTCTCTGCAGTAGAATTAGTTAAGGAGTTTGATGATAATGAGGAATTAGCTACAAAAAAGTATTTGAATCAAATTGTTGAAATTTCTGGAACAGTATCTGCAACAGAAACAAATGATGCGGGAGTAACTAGTGTAACTCTTGATGGTGGAGGTATGAGTGGAATAATCTGTGAATTAGATACAAAAACTACGCATAAACGATTGTCTTTTACTGCTGGTGAAATTGTTCAAATGAAAGGAATATGTACGGGAAAATTAATGGATATCGTTTTAAGTCGATGTGTTGAAATAAAATAATCTTTTTTTGATAGCAATCCATTTATATATTTAATAATTCTAATTTCAAAGGCTTAGTTTTTACATATTGGGTTGCTGTAATTATTACAATAGTTATAATTTTAAAGCTATATTTGGGCTTAATAAATGTTCACATTTTTTGCGTGAGAATTTAGATAAATCAATTCAATTTTTTGGATTAAAAATGAGCTTTTATACTATTTAATTTTTTTTAATTGATACGGTAGATACGATCTTTAAAACGCCTCTAAAATTATAATTAATGTACTGTTTAGTGTTCTAAAACCATCTTGTTTTTTGTCAAAATAATGGGGACAGCAAGTTGAATGATGGCTAAGTGAATGGAAAGATTAAGTAAAGGAATTTACAAAAATTGAGTAATATTGTGTTCTTTATCATTGAATATGTCTTCGATTCAAATTCGATTTATAGTAATACTTGGAGCATTAACAATCATCGGTATTTTTGTTATGCAAGCCTATTATTTATTTAAAAATTACAATAAAGAGGAATCAGAATTTCACCAATCCGTGAGTATTGCATTAAGAAATACGGCCAAAATCATAGCTAATTATGACAAGGGCACATTACCTGAAAAAGGACTTTTAATCCGTGAAGCTTCCAATTTCTATAAAGTTAATGTAAATGCACATATAGATCAATCTAGTCTCCTCCTTACACTAAAGAATGAATTTGCGAAACAAGAATTGGTCATACCTTTTGAGTATGGAATTTATGATTGCGGCACAAATGAACTGGTATACAATGAAATATTAAAAGATACCACTAAAGTTAAAAGCAAATCAAACAGGAAAGCCAAATCTAAAAAAACGGAGGAGAACTCTTATTTTATAGTTCGATTTCCAAGTAAGGCATCCTATATGTTTGTTGAAATGAAATCATTAATTATATCCTCAACTTTGTTGTTATTAGCCTGTGGTATTTTTACTATGGCTATGTTTATGACTTTAAGGCAAAAGCGATATTCAGAATTAATGCGCGATTTTGTGAATAATATGACTCACGAATTTAAAACACCGATATCGTCTATAAAAATATCTGCTGATGTGCTTTTGCACCATCCGACAGTTGAAGAAGATAAACGTCTATTTCAATATGCTCAAATTATCAGAGACCAGAATCAAAGACTTAATGATCAAGTTGAGAAGGTGCTACAAATTGCAAAAATGGAATCTTCTTCATTCAATATTAAGAAAGAGCCCATTGATCTACACGAGATCATTCGACAAGTAAGTAGTCAATATGCAATCAGACTGGATGATTCCGGAGGCAGTTTGACCTTATCATTAGAAGCCAAATCCCATAATTGTATGGCAGATCGGTTTCATTTTATGAATATCATCTCTAACCTGATAGATAATGCCATAAAATATAGTAAAAACGATCCAGAAATTGGTATTTTTACACATAATCTAAAAGATAAGCTAATTTTGGAAGTAAGGGACAAAGGTATTGGGATACAGGAGGAGGACATTTCAAAAATATTTCAGAAATTCTTTCGGGTTTCTACAGGCGATGTTCATAATGTAAAAGGATTTGGGATTGGCTTGTATTATGTCAAAAGAATCTGCGATGCACATGGTTTTGATGTAAATTTGCAGAGTGTTTATGGTAAAGGAACAAGTATATTTATTCAAGTAAAAACAGTATAATGAAACGAGCTAGACTTTTATATGCAGAAGATGATGAAACATTAAGTTTTATTACTAAGGATCACTTGGAACTTCAAGGTTACGAAGTGGTTCACTGTGTTAATGGGGCCTTAGCCTATGAAGCATTTAAAAATGAAAAATTTGATCTTTGTATATTTGATGTCATGCTTCCTGAGATGGATGGATTTACATTAGCGGAAAATGTTAGAAAAAAAGATCAACAAATCCCCATTTTGTTTTTAACTGCAAAGTCTTTAAAAGAAGACCGTATACATGGATTAAAACTCGGAGGGGATGATTATTTGACCAAGCCGTTTAGTATAGAAGAGTTGATACTTAAAATTGAAATATTTTTAAGGCGGAGCCGAGTATTTGAATCCCCAAGTTTAGAGGTTGAATTAAAGGTAGGTATTTACACTTATCTGCCATTGGAATATCAATTAGTTAATGAAACCAATGTAAGAATTCTAACACAGAGAGAAAGTGAATTATTGGATTTTTTGCTTAAAAACAAAAACAGAGTCATTAAAAGATCTGTAATTCTTGAAAGTTTATGGGGCGAAGATGATTATTTTATGGGTAGAAGTTTGGATGTATTTATATCTAGATTGAGAAAATATTTAGGGGATGATCCTGCTATAAAGATAGATAACATTCATGGAATAGGATTTAAATTTATGTGTCCCTAGTCAAGGGCTGGGATAGCTTTATATGTGTTTATTTACTTTGTATCGCAACCATCGCGTGTGAATAAATTAAAATATCAATTTTTTTCGACTTTTGTATTATTTGCTTTGTATTGTTCTGAAATACAAGCTCAAAACCCTTTTGAAATAAGAAGGACAAAAGTGGATACATCAAAAGTAAATGCAAGCCCAACCGATACTTTTAAGAGGGTAATTGTCAATCCTTTTGAATTGAAACCAGCAGTCCAAACAATAGGAATACAGTCAGAATCCCTAGCAGCCGACTTACTAAAACAAAAAACAAAGGAGTGGTCTGGTCATCCTACCAGTATGTTAGAAATCAAGAGTGCATTATTTTGGCTAATGCTACTTTTGACTTTTTTACTAGCCATAGCCTTAAATTTGAACCGGGCCATAATACTTAAACTCTACAAGAGTAGTTTTAACTTAAATCACTTATCACTTTTATATAGAGAAAGTAAGGAGGAGAATCGAATTATCTTTCCACTATTATACGGTCTGTATTTCATAGGTCTCAGCTTGTTTGTTTATCTAACCCTGGTCAATTTTTACAAACCAATACATATTATAAATTTATTATATTTATCTATGTGTACCAGTATCATTTATTTAATTCGCCATATCAGTTTAAAAATATTTGGATTTGTTTTCAAAATAGATCGGGAAATAGACCGCTATTTGTTTAGTATTATCGCATTTGGCTGTTTGATGAGCATTATTTTAATACCTGCTGACTTTTTAATTGCATTTACGGACCACGAATGGGCTAAAAAAATAATATATACTTTGGGCATTTTCTTAGTCGTAGCGTACGTTTTCCGCCAACTTAAAGAAATATTAATTAGTTCAAATCTTTGGAGAGAATCAATTTTTCATTTTTTATTGTATCTTTGCACCTTCGAAATAGCACCGTTTATATTGCTCTGGACTTTTCTCGAGCGTTTAAGCTAAGTGCAATATCAAAAAAGCCGCAGTTAATGCCGACAAAAACGACTAGCATTGCGCTAATTAAAGACTCTCGGTTGAGAAAAGTTAAGTCAATTTTAATTTCTCAACCAAAACCTGAGCGATCTCCATATTTTGAGATTGAGACGAAGTACAATATTCAAGTTGATTGGAGGTCATTTATCCAAGTGGATGGTCTTACTGAAAAGGAATTCCGTAAGCAGAGGATTCGGCCCGATGAATTCCCTTGTGTAGTTTTTACAAGTAAAAACGCCATAGATCATTTTTTTAGGTTAACAGAAGAAATGAGGGGTAAGGTCTCAGAAATGACCAAATACTTTTGTACTACTGAGACAATAGCCAACTACCTTCAAAAATTTATTATCTTCAGAAAAAGAAAGGTGTTTCATGGGACCAAGTCGATATCTGACCTTGCCAATTACTTTAATAAGCACAAAGATGTAGGGACCTTCTTAGTTCCTTGTTCAGATACAGGGAATCACGATGTAGCTGAATTCCTTAAATCTACTAAGGTGAAATTTCAAGAAGCCATAATGTATCGAACCGTAAGTGCGGATTTATCCGATTTGAAGGATATTAAGTATGATATTTTGGTATTTTTTAGCCAGCTGGATATTAAATCATTATTTGACAATTTTCCAGATTTTGAGCAAGGGAATACGCGAATTGCAGCTTTTGGAAATACTACTGCAAAAGCAGTTTCAGATGCACAATTATTAATAGATATTCAGGCACCAACGGTTGAAACGCCTTCTATGACAATGGCTCTAGAAATGTATTTGAAGAAAGCCAATAAGTAATATATACCCATCTCATTCAAATGGAAATTCCATTTATTGATCAGTTAGCCACTCAATTGACGAATGGCTTGCCTGGCAGAAAAGCTCATATTCGTATGGCTCCTTTTCCCGGAAGGTTTGATGAATTGCCGACTCAAGAAACTAAGAATGCTGCAGTTATGATTTTGATTATGGGGGACTCTGATAATCTGTATTTTCCACTGATAAAAAGAAACCCAATCAGTGTCCGAGATCCACATAAGGGCCAGGTTAGCTTACCTGGTGGACGGCAAGAGGTATCTGATTATAATCTACTTTTTACGGCATTGCGTGAAACTCAGGAAGAAATTGGAATACCAGCCGATCAAATCAAAATAGTTGGAGCATTATCTCCTTTATTTATTCCAGTTAGTAATAATTTAGTTCATCCTTTTATAGGATGGTTCGAGGGGCATGGTACGTTTGTACCGCAAGTATCTGAAGTGTTTGATATTATTAAATGCTCCTTGGCTCAATTATCTATTGGAAATTTACGTGCGCATCAAGTGATCAACACAAGTTATGCAACAGATCTTAAAGTTCCAGGATTTAACTTGAATGAACATTGGATTTGGGGTGCAACAGCCATGATTTTGGAAGAATTCAATGAAGTACTGGAACAAGTTATTTCCAGAAAATAATTTTTAGTAATTTTATATTACAGTAATCATACGATAAGTTGCATTTTAGGTCCTAACCTAGGTGGAAAATATAGCATCATTTTTCTAACCCTGCAGCATTTAGTAGTATTAAATAATAATAAATATATTTTGTTAAACATGATAATGTTAGCATCATTTATTTTTATTTAAATACTTTTTTTGTATAATAAAATAATAAATGTCATGGTTGTGGAGATAAATAGAATGAAAAAAAATCAGATGTAATAGATCATTGTTCTTATAATCTATCTTTGACTCAATGATAAATAGATCTTAATTTTTCGAGTTGTAAAATTTTAAGGTATAATACTCAAAAATAGTTGGTAAAACCTTCATAAGTATATTGAAAATCAATAAATTATAAAGAGTTAATTGAAAGTGGTTTCAATTAACTCTTTTTGTATATGAAAAACTCAAAAAAAAAGATGTTGGGCATGTGGATTTTTAGACACTATTAAATGGGGAAAACAGGCTGGAAAGCAGAGATATAAATGTAAGAATTGTGGTGTTTTATCAACTGGTTCTAATAGCCCTGTAAAGTCAAATAATGAATTAGTTTGGTTTCGAAAATGGGTACTAGAAAGGTTAACATATCGATATCTTCTTGATGATAGTGGATACAGTAAATCAACACTTGAACGCAAGTTTAAGAGCTATTTATCAAATGCTCCTGCTTTTCAAATAAAAGCTCATGATAATGCTCATTTAGTGATTGATGGCACATATTTTAAGGGAGAGCTGTGTTTGGTTTTGTATTATGATTTTGATATTAAATATTGCCAATTTTACCGATTCACCACTAAAGAATCTTATTCTGAAATCAAAGAGGATATTGAAAATGTATTATTGTTGGGAATCCAAATAAAATCAATTACATGTGATGGCCATCCTGCAATTATTAAGGCAATACATAAAGCTTGTCCAGATATAATCATTCAAAGGTGCTTGGTGCATATTCAAAGAGAGACAAACATTTGGCTTAGACGAAAACCTGTAATTGAGTGTAGTATTGAGCTTAAAAGAATAGTAAGCACGCTTCATTTAGTAAAGAATAATAACGATCGAATTTATTGGATCAACCTATTCAATAATTGGTTTGACCAAAACAAAATATTCATAAATGAACAACAAATAAGTCCAGATACTGGAAGAAAATGGTATCGACACAAGGACTTAAGAAGAACAGCAATTATGATTCGAAGAGCAATACCTAATATGTTTCATTATTTAAACAATGCGCAAATACCAAATAATACGAACTCCATTGAATCGTTTTTCGGACATTTAAAAGACACATTAAGTATACATAGAGGATTGTCCAAAAGTAACCGGAAATCATTTATTAAATGGTACTTACATTTTAAAAATGCATCACGAAATTAGGTTTTTTTAAGCCATAAGGCAAACCTGTATTAATATATTAAGTGGTCCATATTCGAACCACTTAATATTACAGTATATGCATCAACTTTATTGCTAGTAGGTTGCTCCTCAGCAGAGCCTAATTCCTCTTCAAGTTGATGGCGGAAATTTAATAAATCACATAGAAAAAACCACCAACTATATTTGACGACATTACCAATTTTAATGCCATCTGAATCCAAGTGAATTAATTTCTCATCTTTAAATTCGGTCAAGGTTCTAATTAATGTTTCTTTGGCAACACCACAATATGAAGCAAGGTCTTCTCGCCCAATGTTAATGATAGGCGGGTTAAATTGTTTAGAAAGTTCTACAATGTGATAAGCTATTTTTTCTCTGACATTACCATAAGAATTGATTGCTAATCTAAATGTAAATTCTTTGGTTAATGAAAAAGTAAATTGCTGAAAAGACATTAATAAATTATCTTTAAGTATTATGTCTTCAAGTGTTTTTTTAGATATCATTTTTATGACAACGGGTTCGATCACTTCGGCATATCCATTATGATTGTTTTGAAATAAATAATGCATCCCAACAAATCCTGAAGATTGATAGAGTTCAAGTACCAATTCTTTTCCTCCAATGGTTTCTAGTGCCTCTTTGATAATGCCAGATTGAATGAAGTATATATGGTTAACACGATCACTATCATTCCATAACCTTGTTTTTTTTCCGTAACTTTTGGTTTGAGATTCTTGAATTAAGTTAGCGATTTTAGGGTGTTTTTCAAATTCTTTAATAGATAAAGTATTCAATATTTGTTTTGAAGTTCGAGAAGCATCTAGTTCTTTATATTTTTTTAATTTATTTTCTACGATTTGCAATAAATCAGAATCTTCAAACGGCTTAACCAAATAATCTTCTGCACCAAGATTCATGCCTTTTCGAAAATCTTCTTTTTCAGATTTAGCAGTTAGAAAAATAAAAGGTAAATGTTTTAGGGATTCGTCCTGTTGAATGATTTTTAGCACGCCAAAACCATCTAGATTAGGCATCATAATATCACAAAGAATGATGTCTGGCCGAAATTGGCGGGCATATTGAATACCAATTAGTCCATCTTCAGCTGATTTGACATCATATTCTGCTAATTCGAGAATCTCAGTTAGATTTTCTCTCATTTCTGCATTGTCTTCAATGAGTAGAATTTTTGATTTATTTTGCATTTATTGGTATTTTAACATGAAAGCTTGTACCTATATTTTCTTTAGAATGGAATGATAAATTTCCATGAATGGCTTCAAGATATTTTTTAACAATATTTAAACCGAGACCGGTTCCTTGAATATTAAGTACATTGGAACCTCTATAGAAAATATCATAAATAAATTTTTGTTCTTTTTCGGGAATTCCAATACCATGGTCTACAACATCTATAATGTAATGATCTTTTTCTTCATCTAAATTAATATCAATTATAGCACCTTCTGATGAGTACTTTATAGCATTCGTAATAAGATTATTGAGAATGTGTCGTATACAGGTTTTATCAGAATTCATATTAAATTTCAATAATTTGTCGAAATTCAAATTTAATATTTGATTGTTTTTTTTAATAAATTCAAAATCATCAATAATATCTTGTAACAATTCAGACAAAGAAAAATATTCTAGTTTTATCTCATATCGGCCTTCTTCAATTCGAGTTAAATTTAAGAATTCGTTTAAGATTCCATTGAGATAGTGAATATTGTTTTTGATTTTGCCGATATGTTTTTTTCTTTTCTCTAAAGTTTCTAAATCTTCATATTTATCTATTAGATTTATTGAACTTAAAATATTGGCAAGTGGTGTTCTGAATTCGTGCGATGCGATAGAAACAAATCTTGATTTTAATTGATTGATGTCTCGTTCTTTTTCCAATGCATTAATTAAATTAATCTCATT harbors:
- a CDS encoding response regulator transcription factor, translating into MLATSPDLKNNSKILLVEDDRNFGDVLRSYLEMHGYNVDLAVDGIDGFEHFRRKEYDLCILDVMMPRKDGFALAKDIRSKNADVPIIFLTAKTLKEDIVEGFRIGADDYVTKPFNSEELLYRVQAILKRSNRIKEVQSDEVKEFTIGKYYFNVPLRVLYLKDGDEIHEKVKLSPKESLLLKLFCEHRNDILLRSEALSKIWGEDNYFTARSMDVFVTKLRKYLANDETIEITNIHGNGFRMVIHGEQGSEL
- a CDS encoding inositol monophosphatase encodes the protein MNKQQLEQICAQVVISAKQAGAFIRDAIGQVKDDDIQEKELHSLVSYVDLNAEKMIVAFLRNVIPESNFITEEHTTTGDVNSNARYTWIIDPLDGTTNFLKGIPIFSVSIALMCEEELLVGVVYDIMSDVSYYAWAGGGAYQNGHSIHVSQVAHLNQAIIATGFPYARKKMEAIADLLLLILKEARGVRRLGSAAIDLAFTACGRFDGYYETQINAWDVAAGILIVREAGGQVSDFKGSGYPVFSTHILATNPQLYPQIMNLIKQVDLN
- a CDS encoding HAMP domain-containing histidine kinase, whose protein sequence is MSSIQIRFIVILGALTIIGIFVMQAYYLFKNYNKEESEFHQSVSIALRNTAKIIANYDKGTLPEKGLLIREASNFYKVNVNAHIDQSSLLLTLKNEFAKQELVIPFEYGIYDCGTNELVYNEILKDTTKVKSKSNRKAKSKKTEENSYFIVRFPSKASYMFVEMKSLIISSTLLLLACGIFTMAMFMTLRQKRYSELMRDFVNNMTHEFKTPISSIKISADVLLHHPTVEEDKRLFQYAQIIRDQNQRLNDQVEKVLQIAKMESSSFNIKKEPIDLHEIIRQVSSQYAIRLDDSGGSLTLSLEAKSHNCMADRFHFMNIISNLIDNAIKYSKNDPEIGIFTHNLKDKLILEVRDKGIGIQEEDISKIFQKFFRVSTGDVHNVKGFGIGLYYVKRICDAHGFDVNLQSVYGKGTSIFIQVKTV
- a CDS encoding response regulator transcription factor → MKRARLLYAEDDETLSFITKDHLELQGYEVVHCVNGALAYEAFKNEKFDLCIFDVMLPEMDGFTLAENVRKKDQQIPILFLTAKSLKEDRIHGLKLGGDDYLTKPFSIEELILKIEIFLRRSRVFESPSLEVELKVGIYTYLPLEYQLVNETNVRILTQRESELLDFLLKNKNRVIKRSVILESLWGEDDYFMGRSLDVFISRLRKYLGDDPAIKIDNIHGIGFKFMCP
- a CDS encoding DUF4271 domain-containing protein, which codes for MNKLKYQFFSTFVLFALYCSEIQAQNPFEIRRTKVDTSKVNASPTDTFKRVIVNPFELKPAVQTIGIQSESLAADLLKQKTKEWSGHPTSMLEIKSALFWLMLLLTFLLAIALNLNRAIILKLYKSSFNLNHLSLLYRESKEENRIIFPLLYGLYFIGLSLFVYLTLVNFYKPIHIINLLYLSMCTSIIYLIRHISLKIFGFVFKIDREIDRYLFSIIAFGCLMSIILIPADFLIAFTDHEWAKKIIYTLGIFLVVAYVFRQLKEILISSNLWRESIFHFLLYLCTFEIAPFILLWTFLERLS
- a CDS encoding uroporphyrinogen-III synthase, translating into MPTKTTSIALIKDSRLRKVKSILISQPKPERSPYFEIETKYNIQVDWRSFIQVDGLTEKEFRKQRIRPDEFPCVVFTSKNAIDHFFRLTEEMRGKVSEMTKYFCTTETIANYLQKFIIFRKRKVFHGTKSISDLANYFNKHKDVGTFLVPCSDTGNHDVAEFLKSTKVKFQEAIMYRTVSADLSDLKDIKYDILVFFSQLDIKSLFDNFPDFEQGNTRIAAFGNTTAKAVSDAQLLIDIQAPTVETPSMTMALEMYLKKANK
- a CDS encoding CoA pyrophosphatase, translated to MEIPFIDQLATQLTNGLPGRKAHIRMAPFPGRFDELPTQETKNAAVMILIMGDSDNLYFPLIKRNPISVRDPHKGQVSLPGGRQEVSDYNLLFTALRETQEEIGIPADQIKIVGALSPLFIPVSNNLVHPFIGWFEGHGTFVPQVSEVFDIIKCSLAQLSIGNLRAHQVINTSYATDLKVPGFNLNEHWIWGATAMILEEFNEVLEQVISRK
- a CDS encoding transposase, with the translated sequence MKWGKQAGKQRYKCKNCGVLSTGSNSPVKSNNELVWFRKWVLERLTYRYLLDDSGYSKSTLERKFKSYLSNAPAFQIKAHDNAHLVIDGTYFKGELCLVLYYDFDIKYCQFYRFTTKESYSEIKEDIENVLLLGIQIKSITCDGHPAIIKAIHKACPDIIIQRCLVHIQRETNIWLRRKPVIECSIELKRIVSTLHLVKNNNDRIYWINLFNNWFDQNKIFINEQQISPDTGRKWYRHKDLRRTAIMIRRAIPNMFHYLNNAQIPNNTNSIESFFGHLKDTLSIHRGLSKSNRKSFIKWYLHFKNASRN
- a CDS encoding response regulator, which encodes MQNKSKILLIEDNAEMRENLTEILELAEYDVKSAEDGLIGIQYARQFRPDIILCDIMMPNLDGFGVLKIIQQDESLKHLPFIFLTAKSEKEDFRKGMNLGAEDYLVKPFEDSDLLQIVENKLKKYKELDASRTSKQILNTLSIKEFEKHPKIANLIQESQTKSYGKKTRLWNDSDRVNHIYFIQSGIIKEALETIGGKELVLELYQSSGFVGMHYLFQNNHNGYAEVIEPVVIKMISKKTLEDIILKDNLLMSFQQFTFSLTKEFTFRLAINSYGNVREKIAYHIVELSKQFNPPIINIGREDLASYCGVAKETLIRTLTEFKDEKLIHLDSDGIKIGNVVKYSWWFFLCDLLNFRHQLEEELGSAEEQPTSNKVDAYTVILSGSNMDHLIY
- a CDS encoding PAS domain-containing sensor histidine kinase; the encoded protein is MIFVIYLIDCTQNQYMPYQSKQTDHDKSFFKSILDTAIDGIIIIDTNGLIVLANESACNLFGYDEIDLIHQKINMLMPEHDKRVHDHYLLNHVGPHPKKIMGKGREINGLTKQGLTIPLRIAVSKFIIHEETFFTGVIHDLTEQKQIEEKLQVLNKSLENLVNSRTKQLQDSINQLSNANNILEIEIGQRKIVENKLKENEINLINALEKERDINQLKSRFVSIASHEFRTPLANILSSINLIDKYEDLETLEKRKKHIGKIKNNIHYLNGILNEFLNLTRIEEGRYEIKLEYFSLSELLQDIIDDFEFIKKNNQILNLNFDKLLKFNMNSDKTCIRHILNNLITNAIKYSSEGAIIDINLDEEKDHYIIDVVDHGIGIPEKEQKFIYDIFYRGSNVLNIQGTGLGLNIVKKYLEAIHGNLSFHSKENIGTSFHVKIPINAK